The window GTAAAGGGGGCGGCAAGACGAATAAAGACGGGACTTGTTGAAAAAAAGAGCACTGCCAGGCAGGCGTAGAGCAGACCCTGCCAGGCGCGGTGTTCTGGGATGACGTCAGTGGGGACAGTAGTGTCGGTGTCGATCTCTTGGGAGGAATGGGACTGCATCAAGCTCCTCCTAGCGTGGTCCACGCCCGGTCGGTCAGGCAGCGTGGAGTGAGGCTGGACCTTCCACGAGGCTGAACGAGCGGGTGAGTGAGGACAGACGATCAGGCCGGCTGCAGACATACAGACAGCCCAGACTGCTGGCCATCGGTCTACCGTTTGTTGACAGCCTATCGGCTGTCTGGCGCTCACCAGGCGCGCCGGCCCTTCTTTCGTCGGACAAAGCTGAGCGAGGTTTGGCAGGGCTAGAATGGCTCGACCCACTGCCAGCGCTCGCTCAGGCGCTGTCAGTACTCTGAGCATGCCAGCGCCGCTGACTCTCAGCGTGCCCTGAGAAGCTAGGGACGGAGAGTTGCAATCAGGCGTTTTGGATAGAAGAGGAGGTCGATCCCATCGATGGGGTTGCGCACCAGCACATCGGCGGCTTGCAAAGCCTCGCGCGCCACCCCCTCGGGTCCCAAGACCGCCACCCCGATGGCAGCTCGGCGCAGCATTCCTGCATCGTTGACGCCATTGCCGAAGGCGATCACATTGGCCGGACCTAGCTCCTCAACATAGCGAGTCTTCTCCTCGCCTGTATCGATCACATGCAGCGGCAGGCCCAGGCTGTGCTCCAGGGCAGCGACCTGCCCATGCGTCGCCGCTGTGAGCAGATGGATAGAGAGAAAGCTGGTCAGACGCTTCAAGCGGCTCACAACCTCGGGCCAGGGCTTTCCATCGAAGGCCAGCGTACCGTTGATATCAAAGACAGCATGCTTCAGTTCAATGGTCTCTCTTTGTGGAATCTCAATCCTGATCATCTCTCTCAACCACTAAGCATCATGGCGCTCAGAGAATGAGAAGGCTGGCCGCTGTCAGAGTGGTCGCCCTCGGCTCGGCTCGGCTCGGCTCGGCTCGGCACCAAAGCGGCGAGGCAAAAGCTGGAGCGGCGGCCAGGTAAACCAACTGGTCGGCGACAAGGAGAGCGATTCGGACTCAACCCCAGTCGCTATGCAGCAGAGCAGCCCCGCTCTCGGGCGGGGCACTCTTGTGCAAGCCTGGTCGATCTCTTCCTCGCTCGCTGACCCCTCCTGGTAGCGGGGCAC is drawn from Thermogemmatispora onikobensis and contains these coding sequences:
- a CDS encoding HAD family hydrolase — translated: MIRIEIPQRETIELKHAVFDINGTLAFDGKPWPEVVSRLKRLTSFLSIHLLTAATHGQVAALEHSLGLPLHVIDTGEEKTRYVEELGPANVIAFGNGVNDAGMLRRAAIGVAVLGPEGVAREALQAADVLVRNPIDGIDLLFYPKRLIATLRP